The window GTCAGCTCCGTCGGGGTCGACGCCAGCCCGGACATGGCCGAGACCACGAGCGGGAAGAAGCAGATCAGCGCCGCCAGGAAGATCTTCGGCTTGGGGCCGTAGCCGAGCCAGAGCACCAGCAGCGGTGCGATGGCGACCTTGGGCACCGAGTTGAGCGTGATCAGCAGGGGCAGGGTGGCCCGTTCCAGCGCGGGTGCGGCGGCCAGTACGAGGGCGAGGATCAGCGCGAAGACGACGGCGATGCCGTACCCCGCGAGGGTCCCGACCAGGGTCGCCCATGCCTCGCGCATGAGGTATTCGGGCTGTTCCAGGAAGCGGTCGACGATCTGCGGCGGTGAGGGCAGGAAGAACGACCGGATGTCGAAGACGATGGTCGCGCCCCACCAGGCGCCGATCGCGCCAACCGCGCCGAGCAGCGGGAGCCCGAGAAAGGCGAAACGCGTACGGGCTTGGCCGGTGCCGGTGCTGCTCATCCGGGAGCCCGGTCACGCCAGCCGACGGTGGAGTAGGTCAGGTGGCCGCGTACGACCAGCCGGGGATCGTGGACCAGCCGTTGCAGGGTCTCCAACTGCGGTTCGGTGAATCCCCGGGTCAGCATCTGGGTGCGTACCTGTGCGACGTTCGCCGCGACGAGCAGGGCGCCGGCGGTGCCTCCCGGCCAGGATCGGGAGTGGATGACCGTGTCCACGTCCACCAGACCTTCCGCGAGCATGACCGAGTGGATGTGCGCCGCCCAGGTCGAGTCGGTGCCGTTGCCGGTCAGGACCTGCCCCACCAGAGTCTCCTGGTAGGCGTCGATCAGGGCCTCGGCCTCGTCGTCGGGCGCGGCCAGGACCAGTTTTCCCGCCGAGGTCAGCCAGTCCTCGATCACCAGCACCCCGCCGGGCGCCAGGGCGTCGACCAGCCGGCGCATGACCTCCCGCCGCTGGGGCACGTGCATGAGCACCAGCCGTGCGTGGACGAGGTCCCACGGTCCGTCGGGCAGCGGGTCCTTGAGGTCGTGCCGGAGCACCGTGTAGCCGGGGTCGTCGGGGATGTGGCGAGGATTGAGATCGGTCGCCACCACCGTGCCGGTGGGACCGGTCCGGGCGGCCAGCCAACGGGCCACGCTACCGCCGCCGGCACCGAGTTCGAGGCAGCGACGACCGGTCAGGTCCCCCAGTTCGGAGAGCCGGGCGAAAGTGGGTTCGTCGAGCATCTCGGCGAGGAAGTTGTGCCGGTCGGCCGCCGCCGGGTCGTTGTTGTCGAAGGAGTACGAGGGTTTGTCCCCGTGGGGCGGCACCGACGGCCGGGTGGAGGTGGTCATGCGTACTCCCCGTTCAGGCTTTCGGAGTGAGGTTGAAGTCGACCACCGCCTGTGGCGCCAGGGCCTCCTTGACCAGCCCCAGATCGTGGATGACGGCGAGAGCCGACGTCACCCGCTGCTCGTCCATGGCGCCGAGTGGAGCCCCCGCAGCCGGCGCCACGTACGGCGTCATCGACGTGATCTCGGCCTTGGCCGCGTCGACGTTGGCCGCCGGCTGGGCCTTGAACAGGATCTGCGCCGCCTCGTCGGGGTGGTCGATCGTGTACCGCAGGCCCTTCATCAGCGCCTCCCGGAACCGCTTGCACAGCTCGGGATCGTCCTTGATGACCCGGTCCGACGCCAGGATGCCGTTGCCGAACAGGTCGGGCAGGTAATCGTTGTACGGCAGCAGGACCGTCTTCTTTCCGGCGGCCTTCTCGATCCCGGCACGGCCGATCAGAAACGTGCTGACCGCGTCGACCTGACCCGAGGCGAGCAGGGCCGGCACCTGCGCGGGGGCCGCGTTCACCCACTTCACCCCTGCGGCGTCAACACCGGCGAGCTGCGCGTACGCCGGAAAGAGCAGTTGGTTGACGGAGCTGGTCGCGGCGCCGATCCGCTTGCCGGCCAGGTCCTTCGGTGAGGTGATGCCGCCGCCCTCCAGGGCGAGGATGGCGACCAGGGTCTGCTGGTGCACGGCGGCGATGGCCCGGAACTGGTCCTTGTACTCGGCGTTGGTGCCGGCCAGGATCCAGGCGCCGATCAGGTCGATGTTCACGAACTGGGCTCGGCCTCCGACCAGCGCCTTGACGTTCTCGCCCGACGCCTGGCCGAGCTCGATCTCGGCATCGATGCCGGCCTCCCGGAAGAAGCCCTTCTCCTTGGCGACGAAGGCGAAGGCGTCGCGCCCGGAAGCACCGAACGCGGTCAGGTAGGTCACCTTGTCCGGTTCGTCGTTGCCCGCCACCCCGCTGTCGCCGCCCTCGGCGCCGGAGCAAGCGGTGGTTGCCAACAGGGTCAGGACCAGCAGACCGCTGGCCAGCGCACGGCTGTGTCGGAACATTCGTCTCTCCCCGCTACAGAACCCCGATGGCCTCGTGTCGTCTGTGTGGGCGGCGGCGTCCCTTGTCGAGCGCTCAGCAGGGAGGTGTACACCCGTACGGGGCAGGCACGAGGCAGCTATAGAGATATAGGGTATTCGATATCTTGGTCCTTGGGCGTCCCGAATGAGACTCCGCTCGGAGTTTCGGCCCGCTCACCACAGGGTTCCCTGACCCGGATGGGCGAGGTCCGGTGTGCGTAGTGCGTCGGGCGGGAGCGGAGAGGGCCAGATGTCGAGCGTGGGTGGGTTGGCCGATCGGTAGTGGTCGAGGTACCCGCGTACGACCGGTGACAGCGCATCCCACTCGCAGTCCTGGTCGACAACCTCGTACCACGCCACGTGCTCGATCCAGTACCGGTACAGGAACTGCTCGAAGTCCGGCGCGACCCAGCGCGTCTCGCCCAGGAAGTCGGTCAGGCCCGTCTCCCCAGCCTCCTCGCCCTCCTCCGGTTCGTGGTCCGAAGGGCTGCAGAGCACCGGTCCGGTGCCGTCCGACCCGAGGTAGAGGTACCAGTACAGGCATCCCTGCGAGTCGTGCATGAATCGCACGAGGTAGGCATGCTTCTCGATCGGGCTGGGAAAGGGTGTGGTCACCCGCCACTCGTTGCCGAGCGAGGGCACGGCGTGTTGCAGCCGAGCGCTGCCGATGAACGTGGCGAACGCAGCGGGCAGGACCAGGCCGTCCTTGGCCAGCAACCGGTTGAAGACCCGGACCGCCTCGGCCGTCAGGGGGTTGGGCGCCAGGTGGTAGTCGTCCGGTCCGGCCGCTCCCGTGCGAATCGCATCGCCGCACCCTACCCACCCGCCTTCGGCCACGAGCGGGACGCATAGACGGTGGGCCCGTCGGGTAGGGCTGGTGCATGGGCTCAGCACAACCACGGACAGATGAACATTCGGCAAAGAGAGGATGGTGGACGCGGCGACTCGATCCGGACCGCTCACTGGGGCTGCGGCTGACGCTCGCCTCGGTCGCGGCGGTGCTCGTACTCGTGCCGTTCTCGGTGCTGTCCCTGCTGGTCATCTCGGCCTGGTGGCCGCTGCGCAGCGTGGACGAGGGACTGGCCGAGTCGCTGCACGAGGAGGCGGTGACAAATTCGGGCTGGACCTCGGCGATGCAGATCTGGACCGACGTGTTCGGCCCTGGGCCGCTGCGGGTGCTGGTCCTGGCGGTGGTGGTCTGGTTGTGGTGGCGGGGCGCCCGCCGGGTGGCGCTGTGGGCGGTCACGACCATGATCGCCGGTGGTCTGTTGGGCGCCGGGCTCAAGCTGCTGTTCGGCCGGGGGCGGCCCGAGTTGCTCGATCCGGTGGAGCACGCGGCCGGCTACTCCTTCCCGTCCGGTCACGCGCTCACGGCGGCGCTGGCTGCGGGCGTACTGGTGCTGGTCTTCCTGCCCTTTGTCGGCGAGATCGATGAAACCCGGCGGCGGCGCGCGGCCCGCTGGGGGATCTGGGCCGCCGCCCTTGCGGTCACGGCGGTGACCGGACTCAGCCGGATCGCGCTGGGTGTGCACTGGCTCAGTGACGTGCTCGGTGGTTGGGTACTCGGGGCGGCGGTGGTGGCGGCCACGACGGCGGCGTTCGCCACCTGGCGGGGCCGGGTCGGACATCGCCCGAGCGACCCGTTGACCGAGGGAGTGGAGGAGGAACAGCACCCGGCCGGGTACGGCCAGGCGTAGTTTCGGCCTGCACCGGGTAGCTGAGGGGCCATGTCGATCGCGGCGATACCCCATGTACTTCGGCAGTTCACCACTCGCCTCCTGCTCCCGGTGGCCGTCCTCTACGGGGTGATGGTCGGCCTGGGGCTGCTGGTCACGAAGGTGCTGGACGACGTCTGGCCGCTCACGGTCGAGGACACGGTCAACCGACA of the Micromonospora sp. NBC_01796 genome contains:
- a CDS encoding ABC transporter permease encodes the protein MSSTGTGQARTRFAFLGLPLLGAVGAIGAWWGATIVFDIRSFFLPSPPQIVDRFLEQPEYLMREAWATLVGTLAGYGIAVVFALILALVLAAAPALERATLPLLITLNSVPKVAIAPLLVLWLGYGPKPKIFLAALICFFPLVVSAMSGLASTPTELTELARSLSASWWRTYRKFRIPWALPQIFVGLKVAISLAPIGAVVAEVYNPDRGLGAVVALSTASADTPLAFAAIALLALLSVALYYLVVAVETLLLPWARDTTG
- a CDS encoding class I SAM-dependent methyltransferase, which translates into the protein MTTSTRPSVPPHGDKPSYSFDNNDPAAADRHNFLAEMLDEPTFARLSELGDLTGRRCLELGAGGGSVARWLAARTGPTGTVVATDLNPRHIPDDPGYTVLRHDLKDPLPDGPWDLVHARLVLMHVPQRREVMRRLVDALAPGGVLVIEDWLTSAGKLVLAAPDDEAEALIDAYQETLVGQVLTGNGTDSTWAAHIHSVMLAEGLVDVDTVIHSRSWPGGTAGALLVAANVAQVRTQMLTRGFTEPQLETLQRLVHDPRLVVRGHLTYSTVGWRDRAPG
- a CDS encoding ABC transporter substrate-binding protein; translated protein: MFRHSRALASGLLVLTLLATTACSGAEGGDSGVAGNDEPDKVTYLTAFGASGRDAFAFVAKEKGFFREAGIDAEIELGQASGENVKALVGGRAQFVNIDLIGAWILAGTNAEYKDQFRAIAAVHQQTLVAILALEGGGITSPKDLAGKRIGAATSSVNQLLFPAYAQLAGVDAAGVKWVNAAPAQVPALLASGQVDAVSTFLIGRAGIEKAAGKKTVLLPYNDYLPDLFGNGILASDRVIKDDPELCKRFREALMKGLRYTIDHPDEAAQILFKAQPAANVDAAKAEITSMTPYVAPAAGAPLGAMDEQRVTSALAVIHDLGLVKEALAPQAVVDFNLTPKA
- a CDS encoding phosphatase PAP2 family protein; the encoded protein is MGSAQPRTDEHSAKRGWWTRRLDPDRSLGLRLTLASVAAVLVLVPFSVLSLLVISAWWPLRSVDEGLAESLHEEAVTNSGWTSAMQIWTDVFGPGPLRVLVLAVVVWLWWRGARRVALWAVTTMIAGGLLGAGLKLLFGRGRPELLDPVEHAAGYSFPSGHALTAALAAGVLVLVFLPFVGEIDETRRRRAARWGIWAAALAVTAVTGLSRIALGVHWLSDVLGGWVLGAAVVAATTAAFATWRGRVGHRPSDPLTEGVEEEQHPAGYGQA